A segment of the Methanomassiliicoccaceae archaeon DOK genome:
TCCTCCGGAAGGTTCGGCGCAAGGTACGGTGTCATCGTCCGCAACAGGATCAAGAACATCGAGGCCCAGCAGAAGGCCAAGCACGAGTGCCCCGTGTGCCACCACAACTCCGTCAGGAGGGAGAGCTCCGGCATCTGGTACTGCAAACACTGCGGAACCAAATTCGCCGCCGGCGCCTACAGCCCCAAGACGAAGAAGGAGCTGTCCCAGGTCAGCGAGAACTGAGTCGAGGTGGACCGATTGTACAGATGCGCCAAGTGCAACGAGCCCGTGAGGAACGTCAACGCCCTTGGGCTCCAGTGCGAGAAGTGCGGATCCAAGATCTTCTTCAAGGAGAGACCCAACGTGAAGAAGGTCCTGAAATCCGACTGAGACATGCTCTGCGCCAGGCTCACCGTAGACGGACCGGTCGCCAAGGTGGCCGTGCCCGCCATGGGCCCAGAGACGGGGAGGGAACTCCCCAGGACAGAGACCCGCATGACAGAGGAAAACGGCACGGTGACCATCAAGGTCACCGCGGCCGACACCTCGGCCATGAGGGCTGCTCTCAACTCCCATCTTGAATGCATCAGGATAATCGAGGACATCGAAGACCTGACAGAGATGAAACCATGAACGGAATCAGCCCCCAGCTCCAGAACCAGATCACGCAGTTCCAGCAGGTCCAGCAGCAGCTCCAGGCGGTCACCACGCAGAAGATGCAGTACGACGCCCAGAAACGCGAGCTCAGCAGGACGCTCGAGGAGCTCAAAGCCAGCACCGGCGCGGTCTACAAGTCCTCCGGATCCCTTCTGGTCAAGGTCGAGGACAAGGACGCCCTCGTGGGAGAGATCGAGGAATCCATCGAGATGATGGACGTCAGGATCGGATCCCTGGAGCGCCAGGAGAACAGCCTCAAGGAGAGGTACACCGTTCTCCAAGAGACGATCAACACCGCCATGGGCAACAGGCCCACGCAGTGACTGAAACCCCTTACCCCTTCTCCGGGATTCGGCATATGCCGAATTCCAGCTCGTTTAACGACCATTCATACTGCGACTGTCGAACCCCCCCCCCATTATATACACTATCGTCGTTCGAGGGAGCATGGACGCGCTCGTACTGAACGACGTGCGGAAGTCATACGGGAACAGGGAGGCCGTGCACGGAATCTCCCTGACCGTGAAGGAGGGCGAGGTGTTCGGGCTCATCGGACACAACGGCGCCGGGAAGACCACGACCCTCCGTATGATATCCACACTGCTCAGCATAACCTCGGGGAGCATATCGGTGTACGGCCACGACGTGGCAACCGAGCCCGACGAGGTTAGGAAGATAATCAGCTACCTGCCGGAGGACGCAGGCGCATACAAGGACCTCACCGGAAGGGCCTACCTCGAGTTCATGGCCAGCTTCTTCGCAACCGGTTCCGAGAAGGACGCCATGGTCCAGAAGGGTATCGAACTGGCGGACCTTGGAGACAGGATCGACTCGAAGGTGGACACCTACAGCAAGGGCATGATGCGCAGGCTGCTCATCGCGAGGGCCATCATGCCTTCACCCAAGCTGGCGATCATGGACGAGGTCACATCCGGACTGGATGTGATCAACGCATACGAGATCAGGGACATAATCAGAGGCATCGCCAGGGATGGCGTCACCGTCGTCATGTCGTCCCACAACATGTTCGAGGTGGACATGCTCTGCGACAGGGTGGGCATGATCGACCAGGGCAACCTCATCCTCCTGGGGACGCCGTCGGAGCTGAAGAGTGAGTTCGGCGTGGACACCCTCGAGGAAGTGTTCGTCAAGGCGGTGAAAGGATGAGCCACATGACAAGCATCATCAGGAAGGAGGTCAGGGAGCTCCTGACCCCCGGCTCCGTCATATCGGTGCTCGTGATGGTCGTCCTGTTCGCCGGCCTCGGCGGACTCATCGGCGGAGAGGTGGACAGCGCCGCGGAGCTGCCCACGTTCGGATTCGTGGTCGACGAGGACGGCAAGTACTACGATGATTGGAACCCCTACGACGTCCTCTGCAACGAGACCAACTACGGCGCCGAGGCCGACTCCAAGATCATACTGATGGACAGCGCCTACGGGGACGACGAGGCGATACTTGCCGAGATGCGGGAGAAGGGCATAACGAGCGTCCTTGCGCTGCCGGACGCCGACTCGTTCAGGGAATCCATGACGAACGGCACACAGGTCACCATGAAGCAGTACTACCTGTACGAGCCCACGGGCCTCTTCGGCACCGTGTCATCCAGCGTGCTGTCATCCGTCGTGTCCATCCTGAACACCAGCCTGTCCCAGGAGATAATGTCCTCGGCGGGCACGGGGCTGGACTACGATTTCGTCACCAATCCCATAGTATCCGGCACCAACGATGTCAGCACCATAGTCGACGGCAAGGTCCACACCGGCATCACGCCATCGGACATCTCCAACGAGATCACCAGCCAGACCCTGATGATCCCCATCGTGATCATGATCATTATCATGATGGTCGGAAGCATCGTCATCAGCTCCATGGGGTCCGAGAAGGAGAACAAGACCCTGGAGACCCTGCTCACCATGCCGATCAAGAGGACATCCATCGTAAGTGGAAAGATCGTCGCTGCCGCCATCGTGGGACTGGTCTACGGCCTGGCCTACATGGTGGGCATGAGCATCTACATGGGATCGATGACCGGCACCATCGCCGGATCGTCCAGCGTCAACCTGGAGGATCTGGGCATGTCCCTCGACATCCTGGACTGGTTCCTGATAATGGTCTCCATGTTCCTGGCCATCGTGTGCGCCCTTGGAATCTGCATGATCCTGGGAGCGTTCGCCAAGAACTACAAGTCCGCCCAGACCATGACCATGCCCCTGAGCATCCTGGCCATGATCCCGATGTTCATCATCATGTTCACCGGATGGTACGGCTCCGGGGGCGTGCTCCAGGCGATCACCTTCGCCATCCCGTTCTCACACCCCATGATGGCGATGCAGGCCCTGATGTACGGCGATATGACCCTCGTCCTCGGAGGGATCGCGTACATGGCGGTCTTCGCCCTGGTGTCGATCCTCATCACGGTGAGGCTGTACAACTCCGACATCCTGATCACCGGACTGGGACAGAACAAGTACGTCCAGTCGCTCACCGGCAGGAAGTGAGCCAAACGGCGCCTTCGGGCGCCCTTTTTCTTTTTATTCATGTTCCGCCTTCCAGCGGATATGCTCAACCGCATC
Coding sequences within it:
- a CDS encoding 50S ribosomal protein L37ae, encoding MAKRTEKAGSSGRFGARYGVIVRNRIKNIEAQQKAKHECPVCHHNSVRRESSGIWYCKHCGTKFAAGAYSPKTKKELSQVSEN
- a CDS encoding DNA-directed RNA polymerase subunit P, encoding MYRCAKCNEPVRNVNALGLQCEKCGSKIFFKERPNVKKVLKSD
- a CDS encoding prefoldin subunit beta, whose protein sequence is MNGISPQLQNQITQFQQVQQQLQAVTTQKMQYDAQKRELSRTLEELKASTGAVYKSSGSLLVKVEDKDALVGEIEESIEMMDVRIGSLERQENSLKERYTVLQETINTAMGNRPTQ
- a CDS encoding ATP-binding cassette domain-containing protein gives rise to the protein MDALVLNDVRKSYGNREAVHGISLTVKEGEVFGLIGHNGAGKTTTLRMISTLLSITSGSISVYGHDVATEPDEVRKIISYLPEDAGAYKDLTGRAYLEFMASFFATGSEKDAMVQKGIELADLGDRIDSKVDTYSKGMMRRLLIARAIMPSPKLAIMDEVTSGLDVINAYEIRDIIRGIARDGVTVVMSSHNMFEVDMLCDRVGMIDQGNLILLGTPSELKSEFGVDTLEEVFVKAVKG
- a CDS encoding ABC transporter permease — its product is MSHMTSIIRKEVRELLTPGSVISVLVMVVLFAGLGGLIGGEVDSAAELPTFGFVVDEDGKYYDDWNPYDVLCNETNYGAEADSKIILMDSAYGDDEAILAEMREKGITSVLALPDADSFRESMTNGTQVTMKQYYLYEPTGLFGTVSSSVLSSVVSILNTSLSQEIMSSAGTGLDYDFVTNPIVSGTNDVSTIVDGKVHTGITPSDISNEITSQTLMIPIVIMIIIMMVGSIVISSMGSEKENKTLETLLTMPIKRTSIVSGKIVAAAIVGLVYGLAYMVGMSIYMGSMTGTIAGSSSVNLEDLGMSLDILDWFLIMVSMFLAIVCALGICMILGAFAKNYKSAQTMTMPLSILAMIPMFIIMFTGWYGSGGVLQAITFAIPFSHPMMAMQALMYGDMTLVLGGIAYMAVFALVSILITVRLYNSDILITGLGQNKYVQSLTGRK